In Coregonus clupeaformis isolate EN_2021a chromosome 7, ASM2061545v1, whole genome shotgun sequence, one genomic interval encodes:
- the LOC121568638 gene encoding synaptotagmin-C-like gives MTHQLSSPDFHGEEKSEQVTSIGQIKPELYRLRGGDQGEGKTGDNCSKIRFLLRYTFNTEQLVVKILKAVDLAAKDANGFSDPYVKIYILPDRKKKFHTKITQKNTLNPIFNETFQFGVPLAELHSQKLHFSVYDFDRFSRHDLIGQVVVDNLLDFSEGTGEKPVWRDIVEGTKIKADLGELNFSLCYLPTAGRLTATVIEATNLKAMDLTGFSDLYVKASLICDSCRLKKRKTSNKKNTLNPTYNEALVFDIPHEDIDRVSIVIAVMDYRGKKPNQD, from the exons ATGACTCACCAGCTGTCCAGTCCTGATTTCCATGGTGAGGAGAAGAGCGAGCAGGTGACCAGCATTGGCCAAATCAAACCGGAACTCTACAGACTGCGTGGGGGCGACCAGGGGGAGGGGAAAACGGGGGACAATTGCAGCAAGATCAGATTCCTCCTGCGCTACACCTTTAA TACAGAGCAGCTAGTGGTGAAGATCCTGAAGGCTGTAGACCTGGCTGCCAAGGACGCCAACGGCTTCTCAGACCCCTACGTCAAGATCTACATACTGCCAGACAGGAAGAAGAAGTTCCATACCAAGATAACAC AGAAAAATACCCTGAACCCGATATTCAACGAGACATTCCAGTTCGGCGTGCCCTTGGCAGAGCTGCACTCCCAGAAGCTGCACTTCTCCGTCTACGACTTTGACCGCTTCTCCAGACACGACCTGATTGGCCAGGTGGTAGTGGACAACCTGCTGGACTTCAGTGAGGGCACCGGGGAGAAGCCTGTCTGGAGGGACATTGTGGAGGGCACC aaaataAAGGCTGACCTGGGGGAGCTGAACTTCTCTCTGTGTTACCTGCCCACGGCAGGTCGGCTCACCGCCACCGTCATCGAGGCCACCAACCTCAAAGCCATGGACCTCACTGGCTTCTCAG acctgtatgtgaaggcttCTCTGATATGTGACAGCTGCAGATTAAAGAAGAGGAAGACATCCAATAAGAAGAATACGTTGAATCCCACCTACAACGAGGCTCTGGTCTTTGACATCCCCCATGAGGACATCGACAGGGTGTCAATTGTCATCGCTGTCATGGACtacagagggaaaaaa